From Ictidomys tridecemlineatus isolate mIctTri1 chromosome 2, mIctTri1.hap1, whole genome shotgun sequence, the proteins below share one genomic window:
- the Tmem233 gene encoding transmembrane protein 233: protein MSRQTEPHKAQTVGFSVLPEQPTLPMSQYGPSSDFKEALDSSPEANAEDEKTEEDMPMPKNYLWLTIVSCFCPAYPINIVALVFSIMSLNSYNEGDLEGARRLGRNAKWVAIASIIIGLLIIGISCAVHFSRNS from the exons ATGAGCCGGCAGACAGAGCCCCACAAGGCGCAGACCGTGGGCTTCTCCGTCCTCCCTGAGCAGCCGACTTTGCCCATGTCTCAATACGGCCCCAGCTCGGACTTCAAGGAGGCTTTGGACAGTAGTCCCGAGGCCAAtgcagaagatgaaaagacagaGGAGGACATGCCCATGCCCAAGAACTACCTGTGGCTCACCATCGTCTCCTGTTTTTGCCCCGCGTACCCCATTAACATCGTGGCTTTGGTCTTCTCTATCATG TCTCTGAACAGCTACAACGAAGGAGACTTGGAAGGAGCCAGGCGGCTGGGGAGGAATGCCAAGTGGGTGGCCATCGCGTCCATCATCATCGGCCTTCTGATCATCGGCATCTCTTGTGCCGTGCACTTCTCGAGGAA